The following proteins come from a genomic window of Thermus neutrinimicus:
- a CDS encoding carbohydrate ABC transporter permease: MRTFPLHLLLSLGALLALGGYASRLGFLPGAWVGAGLGLYALLVLWGLRFGGRHALLGLGLSAYWFPPMAFLVPLLYALLFGRALREKEQAALYGWALVWPALALLLVWHVFPTFYAFYLSLFERVNFLRPAAFAGLENYRILLHDPLFWKALGNTLWYVLFTVPVGLFLATGVAILLNTQVAFLGFYRTLYFLPYITALTAAAAVWRWIYHPEFGFLNWLLGTPGLDWLNTPKGVFALLLEPLGVRPQGFWAGPSLAFVAIMAMSVWHFLGYQVVVLLAGLQAIPKEYYEAAELDGASFWQKHRLITWPLLSPTTFFLFTLGLIGAFQVFTQVYVLTPTGGVLQDTLTLAFYLYNKGFRDSDFSYASAIAMVTFLLILVLTLIQRRVLERRVNYEI, from the coding sequence ATGCGGACCTTTCCCCTCCATCTCCTCCTCTCCTTGGGGGCGCTCCTGGCCCTGGGTGGGTACGCTTCCCGGCTCGGCTTTCTCCCAGGGGCCTGGGTGGGGGCGGGGCTTGGGCTTTACGCCCTTTTGGTGCTTTGGGGGCTTCGTTTTGGTGGGAGGCATGCCCTTTTGGGGCTTGGGCTTTCGGCGTACTGGTTCCCGCCCATGGCCTTTTTGGTTCCCCTCCTCTACGCCCTTTTGTTTGGCCGGGCTCTAAGGGAGAAGGAGCAGGCGGCCCTCTACGGCTGGGCCTTGGTCTGGCCGGCCTTGGCCCTCCTTTTGGTCTGGCATGTCTTTCCCACCTTTTACGCCTTTTACCTAAGCCTCTTTGAACGGGTGAACTTCTTGCGCCCCGCGGCCTTTGCCGGATTGGAGAACTACCGTATCCTCCTCCATGACCCTCTTTTCTGGAAGGCCTTGGGGAACACCCTCTGGTACGTGCTGTTTACCGTGCCGGTGGGCCTTTTCCTGGCTACAGGGGTGGCCATCCTCCTCAACACCCAGGTGGCCTTTTTGGGGTTCTACCGCACCCTCTACTTTCTGCCGTACATCACCGCCCTCACCGCGGCAGCGGCGGTGTGGCGTTGGATCTACCACCCGGAGTTCGGTTTTCTCAACTGGCTTCTTGGCACCCCGGGCCTGGACTGGCTGAACACGCCCAAGGGCGTCTTTGCCCTCCTCCTCGAGCCCCTGGGGGTCCGGCCCCAGGGTTTTTGGGCAGGGCCGAGCCTGGCCTTTGTAGCCATTATGGCCATGAGCGTGTGGCACTTTCTGGGATACCAGGTGGTGGTTCTTTTGGCGGGGCTTCAGGCCATCCCCAAGGAGTACTACGAGGCGGCGGAGCTGGATGGGGCCAGCTTTTGGCAGAAGCATCGGCTCATCACCTGGCCTCTCCTATCCCCCACCACCTTCTTCCTCTTTACCCTGGGGCTTATCGGGGCCTTCCAGGTCTTCACCCAGGTTTACGTGCTTACTCCCACGGGCGGGGTGTTGCAGGACACCCTTACCCTGGCTTTTTACCTCTACAACAAGGGTTTCCGCGACTCGGATTTCTCC